The following DNA comes from Anopheles coustani chromosome 2, idAnoCousDA_361_x.2, whole genome shotgun sequence.
GCAAGCGCATTAGCACAAGTGTGCACACACGGACACATCCCAGCGGGACGTGCGGACGCACCCTCCTCTCCTTGTCGCCCGTAACAAAACGATCAAATGCGCCTGCAAATCTCGAATGTCGAGGGTTAAGCGCACCCCTCTGTTCTGCTATAAAGGGATCAAgcggacgaaaaaaaaccaggacAAACCGGGAAGGAGCAAGGAACTAATACGAAGTCACGCTAATAGTGGCCTTTCGCTACCGAAGGGGGAAAGTCAGTGCTCCGACGTGACGCTGGAAGTAGCAGCATCCTGAAAAAGGGGCCCGATATGATGATGGCGACAAGTGCTAAAAATCTCACGATACACCGTATCAAACATCAGGCCGGACCGGAGGGGTGGCGGCGCGACGCATAACAACACCGCATAAtagtttttaaatgaattgaTAAAGATCGGTTGCGTGCATCTCTTTCTGGCACGAGCCTTCGGCACTGCACCAACGCAGGACCCCTTCCAGTTCCATCATGCACTCTGCAACGCCATCCACAATACTTCGTAAAGAACAAGGGATTCAATAGTTTCCGGAGAAAGAGAGCGCCTCCGATGGCCTTCGATCTCCCTTTGGCTGTCGTCAGGGATAATCCTGGTGGCTCGGTTTCCTGCGGTTAATCGATGGCACGCTTCGGCTCTTCAGGACTTTTCTCTCCCTCAACCAGGCGAGCGGAAGGATCAACGTGTCGGCAGGACGTCCGAATCATATGTTTTCTGCTCACGGGTTCGCCCCCAATACCCGGAAGATGAAGAACCTGTGGCGCAACCTGTGGCCCTCGGTCCGCCCGTAAAGCATCGTCGAGGGTGTTTGCCGGGGAAACCTCTCAgtcagaaaaaataaatctggGACACATTCATCCCGTTTTCGCCGTCATCGATTCCTCTGGAGGTGGATGCACCCTTTCGGTGAAGGGGAAAAAGGGGTTCGAAAAACGGGTCGACAGTGTTTGTTAAAACTAGACACTGTCGGGTCTTTTCAGCCGGGAAGGGGTAGATTTGTTCTGTTTACATTACATTACGATTCAATTAGGAAACTCGGATCGCATGGGAGGGAGAGGTTTGAcgtagggtttttttttttcatacagaCGGGTTTTTATTGAACTTTCTTACAGCGTGATGAAGAGGTggatgttcctttttttatttttgaagcactCAACAACCGAAGGGGGTTTCCGTGACTCGATACGGTAGAAGTAGCCATAATTGAtagttattgttttttttaaagaaagaaaaatataacattACCCGATCAATaactcaataaaaaaattaatatttgaaGTTGTGAAACATTCGGTTaagcaaaaaacaagaaaattttgttttgtcatcGGCGGTATTGCTATATAAATAGCTGAAAACCGCTGAAAACTTACTGATATCGACAACAAAAGTATCtcataattttgttgtttgttttgtatttgctACACCCAAAAttttaatcatatttttttttagtaattaAATTAGTAGGTAATAAGTGCAATGGAATTAAATATGACtttattaaaaacaactaCTATGAAGGTGATGCTGCGCTGAATTTAGTGAAGGAGGTGATGCTGCGCTGAACGAGTTTAGTAAGCTCCAAATCAGACGGGCGTTTCGGCAATTTAGTGAGAAGGTTCATTTAACCCTTTCACAGTCCCGCCAAGTCGAGAATATGACTCAAAAACTTAaaacactgtttttttttacatttttttgtttagttttcgctctgaaaccgaaaaaaaaaataatattttcctaaaaattttagtatttttttgaTTAAATGATGGCAAGCTTTCatatttgtgattttttatttgtgattgtgatcAGTAACAATTTGTCAATGATAAGcaaaaatttggttcaattgcaTCGATTACTGTTAAATAAGTGAATCAACATTTACAAACCCATAAGAACGTGTTTTAGAAGCAGGTGCACTCCAAAACATCGTCTCGtaacgaaagtagaaacaaagcCGGGCAAAGCAATACAAATTCCGCTTACCCGAGTTAGGTTCGGGCTAAACTGTGAAGGGattattaataaaactaatagTATTTAGTAGATAGTAGTGAAGGGattaataaaactaatagTATTTAGTAGATTCAGTTAAAACTGAATTTCGTGATGTTGTACAATCGTCGCATGTTTAAGCACAAAAGTAGTAACATCTTTTAAAGCAGCAAAACTTGAACATTGTTCAGGTATTCCTAGTTTGAAGGAGCAAACGAAGCATTTTTATTGACAAACATCAACCATATTGCGGCAAAGGTGATTTTAATTGTAGCGATATCTCTCAAATGCAGCTGTAAGTCGCATGCAATAACTGAGGCTGCAAAACTGATGGCTACATTCGAGGTACCATCGTGCGCGTTCGTAGCGATCATAATTATTTCGTCACATACAACACCACCCCATTCCACACAATCGGAACCGCTGCCGCCAATTGATGTATTGGCTTAATAATGCAGAGAATCGACTGACCCTAATGAAAGGGAAAGGGTggaagggaaagggaaggcAGCATCCAAAGAGAAGGGTAGCAAAGGGAAAACCACGGCCTAGGAAAGGCCTGGTAAAGGTGTGGATGAAGGTTGGATGGGAGAAGCGTGAAAAGCCCAAATATTATCACTACATTTGCAGTTGGGTggtgattttcctttttttcggcCCACGATTTGGGCTACCACCCTTCGCCCCTTCCCTGCTTCATCTCGCTCTGCGTAGTACGAGATGATCGCCTTCCACCATCCCGTCAATAGGGGACCAACATCGGTGCATcggcaacaccaccatcagaGCTAGGGCAAGCTAGGGTGGAGGAAAATCACGCACTCTCGGTGCGATGGTGACGCAAGTGCGCGCTGACCAACCATACACACGCATGCACACAGCGGGAACACATGATTCGTTTTCCATGTTCGACCTCCTTTTCCCCCTTGGTCCGCCCCCGCTCCCGGTCCCGTTGCAAAGTGGCGGGGCGGGGACCACCGTGTCGACCAGATATAATCGCTGGCGTACCGAAAAGAACACGCATCCGTAACCCGCCGAATTGTGGCCGAGGCAGCTTACTGGACTAACCATGCATTCAAACGGTGGAACGAAATGCTTGGTGACTTCAATGCTAGATAAAAAGAGTAGCGGAAATATATGCTAAATTTTTACTATTCACCTTTTTTATAGCTTCAAATTTGAAGAATCGTTGAACATTTAAttaagatttaattttatttgtgtttttgttcagTATTGTGTGTAACTTGCATTTATCTTTACTGGATGCGAGAGATAAATTATTACTTTTGATTAGATTTCTTcagttaaaatatatttgccATATAATTAGTCGCTTCTAAACTTATTAGGACAGTTCGTGCCGTAAAAAAGTATGATATATAAATTCAATAACATACGATTATACATGTATTTTACGATAGTAGCCATTGTTGTAaattggatttttttgttgttttttatttaattttaaatttaattatttaagtTCAAGATAACTAATTGTTTGTaatcatcatttaaaaaaaaataactataGTTCAAAATATTTCCCAATGTCATAGGGATTTTAGCAAATGACTATTGTTGGCGATATCAGAAGCGCAAGAGTTTTCCTGTAAAAGCTTTTTCaatacataaattaaaataatgaaaatgaaatttaaaaaaatagaaatgtaATTGAAtacaaaaagtgcaaaaagtggTTGAAATCTCTAGGACAAAACAGTGCATAATAGTGCGTTTCACTTTATagtagaagaaaaacgataaaacaaTTATTAACGCCAGTCAGACCAGGGAACGACCTCAAAAGGAACAAGAACCAACATTGACGTGCGAGGGTTCTCTTGTGTAGCTTCCTCCCGATACATTCAGCACCGGAAACGAGACAGCTAGACAGTTCCATCCCTCCACTAGATGACTGTGGCTAATAAATAACCGCAGAAAAAGACTCTAGGGACCGCGGGGTATTGGTTCCGACGCTTGATGCGCCTCTATTAGAACGAGATTAGTGATGGATAAGCATGAAGAGTGCCTTGGGAAGGGACACAATTTGTCATGCCGTCCAGGGGCGGCGGGATGGACGGGAGACGGAAAGTGCGCACGTGCACGTGACACGCCGGGGCCCGACAACCTGCTGCACCACCATGACACCACCATGAGTGTTGGTTTGGGTGCGAGCACGAGCCCGGGTTCGCAGGGATGACATGACATGGCATCACCAGGTTGTGGCGTGTGGCACTGGTTGACTTTTCCCCCGGGGGGAGGTAGGTGGATGTAGGTGAAAATGAAAGCAGGCGAGAGAGCCAGCATGCTGGTTTGTAGAGAGGAGTTCCCGACAATTCAAGGCGACAAGGATGTTGGTTTTTGGTGAGTTTGGGGAATATATTTTCAGGTTTTTCTATCAAGGTACTCTAGAAGGGTCTTGCAGACTCGCTGAGTGGATCACAATGTTGCTCATAGCCCGTTGGGGACGCTGGGGCTTCCTGGGGCCGCTTAGTAGCTGTGCTTGTAGCTCGGCTGGGGCGCATAGTGCTGGGGCTCCTCGTGGTGCTGAGGCTGGCTGGCGGCCTTGGCGTACGCATCGACCAGCTCCTTCGGGAGCGGGGGCGGCGTCGGCAGATGGGCTCCCTTGGCCTGGAAGCCGTTCTCGTCGGCGACGTAGCTGACGGCGACCGGGTGTCCGTGGGGGTCGGTGTAGGAGAACGATCCGTGCGCCACCTGCACCTCGTGGTCCTTGCTGCCACCGTTCTTCACGAAGCCCTGCTCCTGGGCCGCGATACCGTTGGCCGACTCGTAGCCAAACTTGTAGCTACCGTCGTGTCCATGGTACGATTCGCTGTGCACGATCGGGATGTGCTTGGCCGGGGCCTGGTGATAGTCTCCAATGGCGCTGGCCACGGCAATGACGGCGAACAGGGCTACGAACTGCGGGGCACAAGACAGGGATAACGATTAGGCACTTCAGTCACTTTGGTCACTGGCTGCTACACCACTGATGCCTCCGGAGAACCTTCTCTATGGCCAAATATTCGCTCACTTACCATCTTCATTGTGGATCGGTTGTTTTGGAACTCGCGGTTGCTTGCGTTGAATGAGCTTTGGATGCTAACTGTGCACTGACATGTCTATCGATCGGTTCCATAGATATTTATACTGCCGGTGGGCTCCTTCTGGGGCAGCCCGGCAGAAGGTCTCGCATTCGTGTGGGATCCCCGTTGTATTGGCGCTGTTCGGTCGTCGCCAAAAAGTCCCA
Coding sequences within:
- the LOC131264691 gene encoding endocuticle structural glycoprotein SgAbd-2-like; translated protein: MKMFVALFAVIAVASAIGDYHQAPAKHIPIVHSESYHGHDGSYKFGYESANGIAAQEQGFVKNGGSKDHEVQVAHGSFSYTDPHGHPVAVSYVADENGFQAKGAHLPTPPPLPKELVDAYAKAASQPQHHEEPQHYAPQPSYKHSY